In Canis lupus baileyi chromosome 15, mCanLup2.hap1, whole genome shotgun sequence, one genomic interval encodes:
- the POLM gene encoding DNA-directed DNA/RNA polymerase mu isoform X2, with product MGEACSPGPSGAASPSSGLRRLSSDFRVPFPAPARGRDRMLPKRRRAQVGAPGDPASSEARFPGVAIYLAEPHMGRSRRAFLTRLALSKGFRVLDAYSSEVTHVVMEQTSAEEASHWQEHRAATASPQRCSRPALLDISWFTESMAAGQPVPVECRHRLEEALEMLAEAAGFEGSEGRFLSFRRAAAVLKALPSPVTALSQLQGLPHFGEHSRRVVQELLEQGVCEEVERVRLSERYQTMKLFMGIFGVGVKTADRWYREGLRTLDSLQEQPQRLTQQQKAGLQHYRDLSTPVQRPDAEALLQLVKAAVAPILPGATVTLAGGFRRGKLQGHDVDLLLSHPQEGREAGLLPKVMQCLEKQGLVLYQQHHRGGCGHAEPPPRQSHPMDAFERTFCILGLPQPSGVPVGSTQGPCPTRKAVRVDLVAVPISRLPFALLGWTGSKHFQRELRRFCRKERGLWLNSCGLFDPEQKMLFHAASEEDIFRHLGLEYLPPEQRNA from the exons ATGGGGGAGGCCTGCTCGCCGGGACCCTCAGGTGCCGCTTCCCCTTCCAGCGGCCTTCGCCGCCTTTCTTCCGATTTCCGCGTGCCTTTTCCGGCGCCTGCCCGCGGCCGAGACAGGATGCTCCCGAAGCGGCGGCGAGCGCAGGTCGGGGCCCCCGGCGACCCTGCCTCCTCCGAGGCGCGCTTCCCCGGCGTCGCCATCTACCTGGCCGAGCCACACATGGGCCGCAGCCGCCGGGCCTTCCTCACGCGCCTGGCGCTCTCCAAGGGCTTCCGGGTCCTGGATGCCTACAG CTCTGAGGTGACACACGTGGTGATGGAACAGACCTCAGCAGAGGAGGCCAGCCACTGGCAGGAGCACAGGGCGGCCACAGCCTCTCCCCAGCGATGCTCCCGCCCGGCACTGCTGGACATAAGCTGGTTCACAGAAAGCATGGCAGCCGGGCAGCCGGTACCCGTGGAGTGCCGGCACCGCCTGGAG gaggccctgGAGATGCTGGCGGAGGCCGCAGGCTTTGAGGGCAGCGAGGGCCGCTTCCTCTCCTTCCGTAGGGCAGCTGCAGTGCTCAAGGCCCTTCCAAGCCCGGTCACGGCCCTGAGCCAGCTGCAGGGGCTGCCGCACTTTGGGGAACACTCCCGCAGGGTCGTCCAG GAGCTGCTGGAACAGGGAGTGTGTGAGGAGGTAGAGAGAGTCCGGCTCTCGGAGCGGTACCAAACCATGAAG CTTTTCATGGGGATCTTCGGCGTTGGGGTAAAGACTGCTGACCGGTGGTACCGGGAAGGGCTGCGGACCCTGGACAGCCTCCAGGAGCAGCCCCAGAGGCTGACCCAGCAGCAGAAAGCAG GGCTCCAGCACTACCGGGACCTGAGCACCCCAGTCCAGCGGCCCGACGCCGAGGCGCTGCTGCAGCTGGTGAAGGCAGCTGTGGCGCCCATCCTGCCTGGGGCCACCGTGACGCTGGCTGGTGGCTTCCGGAG GGGGAAGTTGCAGGGCCACGACGTGGACTTGCTCCTCAGCCACCCCCAGGAGGGCCGGGAGGCGGGGCTGCTGCCCAAAGTGATGCAGTGTCTGGAGAAGCAG GGCCTCGTCCTGTACCAGCAGCACCACCGAGGTGGCTGCGGACACGCCGAGCCCCCGCCCCGCCAGAGCCACCCCATGGATGCCTTTGAGAGGACTTTCTGCATTCTCGGCCTGCCGCAGCCCTCAGGGGTGCCTGTGGGGagcacccaggggccctgccccACCCGGAAGGCTGTGCGGGTGGACCTGGTGGCGGTCCCCATCAGCCGGCTCCCCTTCGCCCTGCTGGGCTGGACAGGCTCCAAG CACTTCCAGAGGGAGCTGCGCCGCTTCTGCCGGAAGGAGAGGGGGCTGTGGCTGAACAGCTGCGGGCTTTTTGATCCAGAGCAg AAGATGCTTTTCCACGCAGCTTCGGAGGAAGACATATTCAGGCACCTGGGCCTTGAGTACCTTCCCCCGGAGCAGAGAAATGCCTGA
- the POLM gene encoding DNA-directed DNA/RNA polymerase mu isoform X3, protein MGEACSPGPSGAASPSSGLRRLSSDFRVPFPAPARGRDRMLPKRRRAQVGAPGDPASSEARFPGVAIYLAEPHMGRSRRAFLTRLALSKGFRVLDAYSSEVTHVVMEQTSAEEASHWQEHRAATASPQRCSRPALLDISWFTESMAAGQPVPVECRHRLEVAAPRKGLPCPARMLPYACQRPTPLTHHNSSLSEALEMLAEAAGFEGSEGRFLSFRRAAAVLKALPSPVTALSQLQGLPHFGEHSRRVVQELLEQGVCEEVERVRLSERYQTMKLFMGIFGVGVKTADRWYREGLRTLDSLQEQPQRLTQQQKAGLQHYRDLSTPVQRPDAEALLQLVKAAVAPILPGATVTLAGGFRRASSCTSSTTEVAADTPSPRPARATPWMPLRGLSAFSACRSPQGCLWGAPRGPAPPGRLCGWTWWRSPSAGSPSPCWAGQAPSTSRGSCAASAGRRGGCG, encoded by the exons ATGGGGGAGGCCTGCTCGCCGGGACCCTCAGGTGCCGCTTCCCCTTCCAGCGGCCTTCGCCGCCTTTCTTCCGATTTCCGCGTGCCTTTTCCGGCGCCTGCCCGCGGCCGAGACAGGATGCTCCCGAAGCGGCGGCGAGCGCAGGTCGGGGCCCCCGGCGACCCTGCCTCCTCCGAGGCGCGCTTCCCCGGCGTCGCCATCTACCTGGCCGAGCCACACATGGGCCGCAGCCGCCGGGCCTTCCTCACGCGCCTGGCGCTCTCCAAGGGCTTCCGGGTCCTGGATGCCTACAG CTCTGAGGTGACACACGTGGTGATGGAACAGACCTCAGCAGAGGAGGCCAGCCACTGGCAGGAGCACAGGGCGGCCACAGCCTCTCCCCAGCGATGCTCCCGCCCGGCACTGCTGGACATAAGCTGGTTCACAGAAAGCATGGCAGCCGGGCAGCCGGTACCCGTGGAGTGCCGGCACCGCCTGGAG GTGGCTGCGCCCAGGAAAGGGCTGCCCTGCCCAGCGAGGATGCTGCCCTATGCCTGCCAGCGGCCCACACCCCTCACACACCACAACAGCAGCCTCTCT gaggccctgGAGATGCTGGCGGAGGCCGCAGGCTTTGAGGGCAGCGAGGGCCGCTTCCTCTCCTTCCGTAGGGCAGCTGCAGTGCTCAAGGCCCTTCCAAGCCCGGTCACGGCCCTGAGCCAGCTGCAGGGGCTGCCGCACTTTGGGGAACACTCCCGCAGGGTCGTCCAG GAGCTGCTGGAACAGGGAGTGTGTGAGGAGGTAGAGAGAGTCCGGCTCTCGGAGCGGTACCAAACCATGAAG CTTTTCATGGGGATCTTCGGCGTTGGGGTAAAGACTGCTGACCGGTGGTACCGGGAAGGGCTGCGGACCCTGGACAGCCTCCAGGAGCAGCCCCAGAGGCTGACCCAGCAGCAGAAAGCAG GGCTCCAGCACTACCGGGACCTGAGCACCCCAGTCCAGCGGCCCGACGCCGAGGCGCTGCTGCAGCTGGTGAAGGCAGCTGTGGCGCCCATCCTGCCTGGGGCCACCGTGACGCTGGCTGGTGGCTTCCGGAG GGCCTCGTCCTGTACCAGCAGCACCACCGAGGTGGCTGCGGACACGCCGAGCCCCCGCCCCGCCAGAGCCACCCCATGGATGCCTTTGAGAGGACTTTCTGCATTCTCGGCCTGCCGCAGCCCTCAGGGGTGCCTGTGGGGagcacccaggggccctgccccACCCGGAAGGCTGTGCGGGTGGACCTGGTGGCGGTCCCCATCAGCCGGCTCCCCTTCGCCCTGCTGGGCTGGACAGGCTCCAAG CACTTCCAGAGGGAGCTGCGCCGCTTCTGCCGGAAGGAGAGGGGGCTGTGGCTGA
- the POLM gene encoding DNA-directed DNA/RNA polymerase mu isoform X4 has translation MGEACSPGPSGAASPSSGLRRLSSDFRVPFPAPARGRDRMLPKRRRAQVGAPGDPASSEARFPGVAIYLAEPHMGRSRRAFLTRLALSKGFRVLDAYSSEVTHVVMEQTSAEEASHWQEHRAATASPQRCSRPALLDISWFTESMAAGQPVPVECRHRLEVAAPRKGLPCPARMLPYACQRPTPLTHHNSSLSEALEMLAEAAGFEGSEGRFLSFRRAAAVLKALPSPVTALSQLQGLPHFGEHSRRVVQELLEQGVCEEVERVRLSERYQTMKLFMGIFGVGVKTADRWYREGLRTLDSLQEQPQRLTQQQKAGLQHYRDLSTPVQRPDAEALLQLVKAAVAPILPGATVTLAGGFRRTREDTEATAPGWPAAQTGPPQGEVAGPRRGLAPQPPPGGPGGGAAAQSDAVSGEAGPRPVPAAPPRWLRTRRAPAPPEPPHGCL, from the exons ATGGGGGAGGCCTGCTCGCCGGGACCCTCAGGTGCCGCTTCCCCTTCCAGCGGCCTTCGCCGCCTTTCTTCCGATTTCCGCGTGCCTTTTCCGGCGCCTGCCCGCGGCCGAGACAGGATGCTCCCGAAGCGGCGGCGAGCGCAGGTCGGGGCCCCCGGCGACCCTGCCTCCTCCGAGGCGCGCTTCCCCGGCGTCGCCATCTACCTGGCCGAGCCACACATGGGCCGCAGCCGCCGGGCCTTCCTCACGCGCCTGGCGCTCTCCAAGGGCTTCCGGGTCCTGGATGCCTACAG CTCTGAGGTGACACACGTGGTGATGGAACAGACCTCAGCAGAGGAGGCCAGCCACTGGCAGGAGCACAGGGCGGCCACAGCCTCTCCCCAGCGATGCTCCCGCCCGGCACTGCTGGACATAAGCTGGTTCACAGAAAGCATGGCAGCCGGGCAGCCGGTACCCGTGGAGTGCCGGCACCGCCTGGAG GTGGCTGCGCCCAGGAAAGGGCTGCCCTGCCCAGCGAGGATGCTGCCCTATGCCTGCCAGCGGCCCACACCCCTCACACACCACAACAGCAGCCTCTCT gaggccctgGAGATGCTGGCGGAGGCCGCAGGCTTTGAGGGCAGCGAGGGCCGCTTCCTCTCCTTCCGTAGGGCAGCTGCAGTGCTCAAGGCCCTTCCAAGCCCGGTCACGGCCCTGAGCCAGCTGCAGGGGCTGCCGCACTTTGGGGAACACTCCCGCAGGGTCGTCCAG GAGCTGCTGGAACAGGGAGTGTGTGAGGAGGTAGAGAGAGTCCGGCTCTCGGAGCGGTACCAAACCATGAAG CTTTTCATGGGGATCTTCGGCGTTGGGGTAAAGACTGCTGACCGGTGGTACCGGGAAGGGCTGCGGACCCTGGACAGCCTCCAGGAGCAGCCCCAGAGGCTGACCCAGCAGCAGAAAGCAG GGCTCCAGCACTACCGGGACCTGAGCACCCCAGTCCAGCGGCCCGACGCCGAGGCGCTGCTGCAGCTGGTGAAGGCAGCTGTGGCGCCCATCCTGCCTGGGGCCACCGTGACGCTGGCTGGTGGCTTCCGGAG GACTCGGGAGGACACTGAAGCTACAGCCCCGGGGTGGCCCGCAGCTCAGACCGGACCCCCTCAGGGGGAAGTTGCAGGGCCACGACGTGGACTTGCTCCTCAGCCACCCCCAGGAGGGCCGGGAGGCGGGGCTGCTGCCCAAAGTGATGCAGTGTCTGGAGAAGCAG GGCCTCGTCCTGTACCAGCAGCACCACCGAGGTGGCTGCGGACACGCCGAGCCCCCGCCCCGCCAGAGCCACCCCATGGATGCCTTTGA
- the POLM gene encoding DNA-directed DNA/RNA polymerase mu isoform X1 has protein sequence MGEACSPGPSGAASPSSGLRRLSSDFRVPFPAPARGRDRMLPKRRRAQVGAPGDPASSEARFPGVAIYLAEPHMGRSRRAFLTRLALSKGFRVLDAYSSEVTHVVMEQTSAEEASHWQEHRAATASPQRCSRPALLDISWFTESMAAGQPVPVECRHRLEVAAPRKGLPCPARMLPYACQRPTPLTHHNSSLSEALEMLAEAAGFEGSEGRFLSFRRAAAVLKALPSPVTALSQLQGLPHFGEHSRRVVQELLEQGVCEEVERVRLSERYQTMKLFMGIFGVGVKTADRWYREGLRTLDSLQEQPQRLTQQQKAGLQHYRDLSTPVQRPDAEALLQLVKAAVAPILPGATVTLAGGFRRGKLQGHDVDLLLSHPQEGREAGLLPKVMQCLEKQGLVLYQQHHRGGCGHAEPPPRQSHPMDAFERTFCILGLPQPSGVPVGSTQGPCPTRKAVRVDLVAVPISRLPFALLGWTGSKHFQRELRRFCRKERGLWLNSCGLFDPEQKMLFHAASEEDIFRHLGLEYLPPEQRNA, from the exons ATGGGGGAGGCCTGCTCGCCGGGACCCTCAGGTGCCGCTTCCCCTTCCAGCGGCCTTCGCCGCCTTTCTTCCGATTTCCGCGTGCCTTTTCCGGCGCCTGCCCGCGGCCGAGACAGGATGCTCCCGAAGCGGCGGCGAGCGCAGGTCGGGGCCCCCGGCGACCCTGCCTCCTCCGAGGCGCGCTTCCCCGGCGTCGCCATCTACCTGGCCGAGCCACACATGGGCCGCAGCCGCCGGGCCTTCCTCACGCGCCTGGCGCTCTCCAAGGGCTTCCGGGTCCTGGATGCCTACAG CTCTGAGGTGACACACGTGGTGATGGAACAGACCTCAGCAGAGGAGGCCAGCCACTGGCAGGAGCACAGGGCGGCCACAGCCTCTCCCCAGCGATGCTCCCGCCCGGCACTGCTGGACATAAGCTGGTTCACAGAAAGCATGGCAGCCGGGCAGCCGGTACCCGTGGAGTGCCGGCACCGCCTGGAG GTGGCTGCGCCCAGGAAAGGGCTGCCCTGCCCAGCGAGGATGCTGCCCTATGCCTGCCAGCGGCCCACACCCCTCACACACCACAACAGCAGCCTCTCT gaggccctgGAGATGCTGGCGGAGGCCGCAGGCTTTGAGGGCAGCGAGGGCCGCTTCCTCTCCTTCCGTAGGGCAGCTGCAGTGCTCAAGGCCCTTCCAAGCCCGGTCACGGCCCTGAGCCAGCTGCAGGGGCTGCCGCACTTTGGGGAACACTCCCGCAGGGTCGTCCAG GAGCTGCTGGAACAGGGAGTGTGTGAGGAGGTAGAGAGAGTCCGGCTCTCGGAGCGGTACCAAACCATGAAG CTTTTCATGGGGATCTTCGGCGTTGGGGTAAAGACTGCTGACCGGTGGTACCGGGAAGGGCTGCGGACCCTGGACAGCCTCCAGGAGCAGCCCCAGAGGCTGACCCAGCAGCAGAAAGCAG GGCTCCAGCACTACCGGGACCTGAGCACCCCAGTCCAGCGGCCCGACGCCGAGGCGCTGCTGCAGCTGGTGAAGGCAGCTGTGGCGCCCATCCTGCCTGGGGCCACCGTGACGCTGGCTGGTGGCTTCCGGAG GGGGAAGTTGCAGGGCCACGACGTGGACTTGCTCCTCAGCCACCCCCAGGAGGGCCGGGAGGCGGGGCTGCTGCCCAAAGTGATGCAGTGTCTGGAGAAGCAG GGCCTCGTCCTGTACCAGCAGCACCACCGAGGTGGCTGCGGACACGCCGAGCCCCCGCCCCGCCAGAGCCACCCCATGGATGCCTTTGAGAGGACTTTCTGCATTCTCGGCCTGCCGCAGCCCTCAGGGGTGCCTGTGGGGagcacccaggggccctgccccACCCGGAAGGCTGTGCGGGTGGACCTGGTGGCGGTCCCCATCAGCCGGCTCCCCTTCGCCCTGCTGGGCTGGACAGGCTCCAAG CACTTCCAGAGGGAGCTGCGCCGCTTCTGCCGGAAGGAGAGGGGGCTGTGGCTGAACAGCTGCGGGCTTTTTGATCCAGAGCAg AAGATGCTTTTCCACGCAGCTTCGGAGGAAGACATATTCAGGCACCTGGGCCTTGAGTACCTTCCCCCGGAGCAGAGAAATGCCTGA
- the POLM gene encoding DNA-directed DNA/RNA polymerase mu isoform X6, producing the protein MEQTSAEEASHWQEHRAATASPQRCSRPALLDISWFTESMAAGQPVPVECRHRLEVAAPRKGLPCPARMLPYACQRPTPLTHHNSSLSEALEMLAEAAGFEGSEGRFLSFRRAAAVLKALPSPVTALSQLQGLPHFGEHSRRVVQELLEQGVCEEVERVRLSERYQTMKLFMGIFGVGVKTADRWYREGLRTLDSLQEQPQRLTQQQKAGLQHYRDLSTPVQRPDAEALLQLVKAAVAPILPGATVTLAGGFRRGKLQGHDVDLLLSHPQEGREAGLLPKVMQCLEKQGLVLYQQHHRGGCGHAEPPPRQSHPMDAFERTFCILGLPQPSGVPVGSTQGPCPTRKAVRVDLVAVPISRLPFALLGWTGSKHFQRELRRFCRKERGLWLNSCGLFDPEQKMLFHAASEEDIFRHLGLEYLPPEQRNA; encoded by the exons ATGGAACAGACCTCAGCAGAGGAGGCCAGCCACTGGCAGGAGCACAGGGCGGCCACAGCCTCTCCCCAGCGATGCTCCCGCCCGGCACTGCTGGACATAAGCTGGTTCACAGAAAGCATGGCAGCCGGGCAGCCGGTACCCGTGGAGTGCCGGCACCGCCTGGAG GTGGCTGCGCCCAGGAAAGGGCTGCCCTGCCCAGCGAGGATGCTGCCCTATGCCTGCCAGCGGCCCACACCCCTCACACACCACAACAGCAGCCTCTCT gaggccctgGAGATGCTGGCGGAGGCCGCAGGCTTTGAGGGCAGCGAGGGCCGCTTCCTCTCCTTCCGTAGGGCAGCTGCAGTGCTCAAGGCCCTTCCAAGCCCGGTCACGGCCCTGAGCCAGCTGCAGGGGCTGCCGCACTTTGGGGAACACTCCCGCAGGGTCGTCCAG GAGCTGCTGGAACAGGGAGTGTGTGAGGAGGTAGAGAGAGTCCGGCTCTCGGAGCGGTACCAAACCATGAAG CTTTTCATGGGGATCTTCGGCGTTGGGGTAAAGACTGCTGACCGGTGGTACCGGGAAGGGCTGCGGACCCTGGACAGCCTCCAGGAGCAGCCCCAGAGGCTGACCCAGCAGCAGAAAGCAG GGCTCCAGCACTACCGGGACCTGAGCACCCCAGTCCAGCGGCCCGACGCCGAGGCGCTGCTGCAGCTGGTGAAGGCAGCTGTGGCGCCCATCCTGCCTGGGGCCACCGTGACGCTGGCTGGTGGCTTCCGGAG GGGGAAGTTGCAGGGCCACGACGTGGACTTGCTCCTCAGCCACCCCCAGGAGGGCCGGGAGGCGGGGCTGCTGCCCAAAGTGATGCAGTGTCTGGAGAAGCAG GGCCTCGTCCTGTACCAGCAGCACCACCGAGGTGGCTGCGGACACGCCGAGCCCCCGCCCCGCCAGAGCCACCCCATGGATGCCTTTGAGAGGACTTTCTGCATTCTCGGCCTGCCGCAGCCCTCAGGGGTGCCTGTGGGGagcacccaggggccctgccccACCCGGAAGGCTGTGCGGGTGGACCTGGTGGCGGTCCCCATCAGCCGGCTCCCCTTCGCCCTGCTGGGCTGGACAGGCTCCAAG CACTTCCAGAGGGAGCTGCGCCGCTTCTGCCGGAAGGAGAGGGGGCTGTGGCTGAACAGCTGCGGGCTTTTTGATCCAGAGCAg AAGATGCTTTTCCACGCAGCTTCGGAGGAAGACATATTCAGGCACCTGGGCCTTGAGTACCTTCCCCCGGAGCAGAGAAATGCCTGA
- the POLM gene encoding DNA-directed DNA/RNA polymerase mu isoform X5, whose amino-acid sequence MGEACSPGPSGAASPSSGLRRLSSDFRVPFPAPARGRDRMLPKRRRAQVGAPGDPASSEARFPGVAIYLAEPHMGRSRRAFLTRLALSKGFRVLDAYSSEVTHVVMEQTSAEEASHWQEHRAATASPQRCSRPALLDISWFTESMAAGQPVPVECRHRLEVAAPRKGLPCPARMLPYACQRPTPLTHHNSSLSEALEMLAEAAGFEGSEGRFLSFRRAAAVLKALPSPVTALSQLQGLPHFGEHSRRVVQELLEQGVCEEVERVRLSERYQTMKLFMGIFGVGVKTADRWYREGLRTLDSLQEQPQRLTQQQKAGLQHYRDLSTPVQRPDAEALLQLVKAAVAPILPGATVTLAGGFRRASSCTSSTTEVAADTPSPRPARATPWMPLRGLSAFSACRSPQGCLWGAPRGPAPPGRLCGWTWWRSPSAGSPSPCWAGQAPR is encoded by the exons ATGGGGGAGGCCTGCTCGCCGGGACCCTCAGGTGCCGCTTCCCCTTCCAGCGGCCTTCGCCGCCTTTCTTCCGATTTCCGCGTGCCTTTTCCGGCGCCTGCCCGCGGCCGAGACAGGATGCTCCCGAAGCGGCGGCGAGCGCAGGTCGGGGCCCCCGGCGACCCTGCCTCCTCCGAGGCGCGCTTCCCCGGCGTCGCCATCTACCTGGCCGAGCCACACATGGGCCGCAGCCGCCGGGCCTTCCTCACGCGCCTGGCGCTCTCCAAGGGCTTCCGGGTCCTGGATGCCTACAG CTCTGAGGTGACACACGTGGTGATGGAACAGACCTCAGCAGAGGAGGCCAGCCACTGGCAGGAGCACAGGGCGGCCACAGCCTCTCCCCAGCGATGCTCCCGCCCGGCACTGCTGGACATAAGCTGGTTCACAGAAAGCATGGCAGCCGGGCAGCCGGTACCCGTGGAGTGCCGGCACCGCCTGGAG GTGGCTGCGCCCAGGAAAGGGCTGCCCTGCCCAGCGAGGATGCTGCCCTATGCCTGCCAGCGGCCCACACCCCTCACACACCACAACAGCAGCCTCTCT gaggccctgGAGATGCTGGCGGAGGCCGCAGGCTTTGAGGGCAGCGAGGGCCGCTTCCTCTCCTTCCGTAGGGCAGCTGCAGTGCTCAAGGCCCTTCCAAGCCCGGTCACGGCCCTGAGCCAGCTGCAGGGGCTGCCGCACTTTGGGGAACACTCCCGCAGGGTCGTCCAG GAGCTGCTGGAACAGGGAGTGTGTGAGGAGGTAGAGAGAGTCCGGCTCTCGGAGCGGTACCAAACCATGAAG CTTTTCATGGGGATCTTCGGCGTTGGGGTAAAGACTGCTGACCGGTGGTACCGGGAAGGGCTGCGGACCCTGGACAGCCTCCAGGAGCAGCCCCAGAGGCTGACCCAGCAGCAGAAAGCAG GGCTCCAGCACTACCGGGACCTGAGCACCCCAGTCCAGCGGCCCGACGCCGAGGCGCTGCTGCAGCTGGTGAAGGCAGCTGTGGCGCCCATCCTGCCTGGGGCCACCGTGACGCTGGCTGGTGGCTTCCGGAG GGCCTCGTCCTGTACCAGCAGCACCACCGAGGTGGCTGCGGACACGCCGAGCCCCCGCCCCGCCAGAGCCACCCCATGGATGCCTTTGAGAGGACTTTCTGCATTCTCGGCCTGCCGCAGCCCTCAGGGGTGCCTGTGGGGagcacccaggggccctgccccACCCGGAAGGCTGTGCGGGTGGACCTGGTGGCGGTCCCCATCAGCCGGCTCCCCTTCGCCCTGCTGGGCTGGACAGGCTCCAAGGTAG
- the POLM gene encoding DNA-directed DNA/RNA polymerase mu isoform X7 — MGEACSPGPSGAASPSSGLRRLSSDFRVPFPAPARGRDRMLPKRRRAQVGAPGDPASSEARFPGVAIYLAEPHMGRSRRAFLTRLALSKGFRVLDAYSSEVTHVVMEQTSAEEASHWQEHRAATASPQRCSRPALLDISWFTESMAAGQPVPVECRHRLEVAAPRKGLPCPARMLPYACQRPTPLTHHNSSLSEALEMLAEAAGFEGSEGRFLSFRRAAAVLKALPSPVTALSQLQGLPHFGEHSRRVVQELLEQGVCEEVERVRLSERYQTMKLFMGIFGVGVKTADRWYREGLRTLDSLQEQPQRLTQQQKAALPGPEHPSPAARRRGAAAAGEGSCGAHPAWGHRDAGWWLPEGLVLYQQHHRGGCGHAEPPPRQSHPMDAFERTFCILGLPQPSGVPVGSTQGPCPTRKAVRVDLVAVPISRLPFALLGWTGSKHFQRELRRFCRKERGLWLNSCGLFDPEQKMLFHAASEEDIFRHLGLEYLPPEQRNA, encoded by the exons ATGGGGGAGGCCTGCTCGCCGGGACCCTCAGGTGCCGCTTCCCCTTCCAGCGGCCTTCGCCGCCTTTCTTCCGATTTCCGCGTGCCTTTTCCGGCGCCTGCCCGCGGCCGAGACAGGATGCTCCCGAAGCGGCGGCGAGCGCAGGTCGGGGCCCCCGGCGACCCTGCCTCCTCCGAGGCGCGCTTCCCCGGCGTCGCCATCTACCTGGCCGAGCCACACATGGGCCGCAGCCGCCGGGCCTTCCTCACGCGCCTGGCGCTCTCCAAGGGCTTCCGGGTCCTGGATGCCTACAG CTCTGAGGTGACACACGTGGTGATGGAACAGACCTCAGCAGAGGAGGCCAGCCACTGGCAGGAGCACAGGGCGGCCACAGCCTCTCCCCAGCGATGCTCCCGCCCGGCACTGCTGGACATAAGCTGGTTCACAGAAAGCATGGCAGCCGGGCAGCCGGTACCCGTGGAGTGCCGGCACCGCCTGGAG GTGGCTGCGCCCAGGAAAGGGCTGCCCTGCCCAGCGAGGATGCTGCCCTATGCCTGCCAGCGGCCCACACCCCTCACACACCACAACAGCAGCCTCTCT gaggccctgGAGATGCTGGCGGAGGCCGCAGGCTTTGAGGGCAGCGAGGGCCGCTTCCTCTCCTTCCGTAGGGCAGCTGCAGTGCTCAAGGCCCTTCCAAGCCCGGTCACGGCCCTGAGCCAGCTGCAGGGGCTGCCGCACTTTGGGGAACACTCCCGCAGGGTCGTCCAG GAGCTGCTGGAACAGGGAGTGTGTGAGGAGGTAGAGAGAGTCCGGCTCTCGGAGCGGTACCAAACCATGAAG CTTTTCATGGGGATCTTCGGCGTTGGGGTAAAGACTGCTGACCGGTGGTACCGGGAAGGGCTGCGGACCCTGGACAGCCTCCAGGAGCAGCCCCAGAGGCTGACCCAGCAGCAGAAAGCAG CACTACCGGGACCTGAGCACCCCAGTCCAGCGGCCCGACGCCGAGGCGCTGCTGCAGCTGGTGAAGGCAGCTGTGGCGCCCATCCTGCCTGGGGCCACCGTGACGCTGGCTGGTGGCTTCCGGAG GGCCTCGTCCTGTACCAGCAGCACCACCGAGGTGGCTGCGGACACGCCGAGCCCCCGCCCCGCCAGAGCCACCCCATGGATGCCTTTGAGAGGACTTTCTGCATTCTCGGCCTGCCGCAGCCCTCAGGGGTGCCTGTGGGGagcacccaggggccctgccccACCCGGAAGGCTGTGCGGGTGGACCTGGTGGCGGTCCCCATCAGCCGGCTCCCCTTCGCCCTGCTGGGCTGGACAGGCTCCAAG CACTTCCAGAGGGAGCTGCGCCGCTTCTGCCGGAAGGAGAGGGGGCTGTGGCTGAACAGCTGCGGGCTTTTTGATCCAGAGCAg AAGATGCTTTTCCACGCAGCTTCGGAGGAAGACATATTCAGGCACCTGGGCCTTGAGTACCTTCCCCCGGAGCAGAGAAATGCCTGA